A single region of the Enterococcus mundtii genome encodes:
- the guaC gene encoding GMP reductase, whose protein sequence is MKVFDYEDIQLIPNKCIVNSRSECDTTVTLGSHTFKMPVVPANMQTIIDETIAEFLAENGYFYIMHRFDEEARIPFIEKMKARNLISSISVGVKKDEYAFVEELAEKSLVPDYITIDIAHGHSNAVIAMIQHIKKHLPDTFVIAGNVGTPEAVRELENAGADATKVGIGPGKVCITKIKTGFGTGGWQLAALRWCAKAARKPIIADGGIRTPGDVAKSVRFGATMVMIGSLFAGHEESPGETKVENGVVYKEYFGSASEFQKGEKKNVEGKKIWIQHKGSLKDTLVEMQQDLQSSISYAGGRDLESIRKVDYVIVKNSIFNGDTI, encoded by the coding sequence ATGAAAGTATTTGATTACGAAGATATTCAACTGATTCCTAATAAATGTATCGTAAACAGCCGTTCAGAATGTGATACAACTGTGACTTTAGGTTCACATACATTTAAAATGCCGGTTGTACCAGCAAATATGCAAACGATCATTGATGAAACGATTGCGGAATTTTTAGCTGAAAATGGTTATTTCTATATCATGCATCGTTTTGACGAAGAAGCACGAATCCCATTTATCGAAAAAATGAAAGCAAGAAATTTAATTTCTTCTATTAGTGTAGGAGTGAAAAAAGACGAGTATGCTTTTGTAGAAGAATTAGCAGAAAAATCGCTTGTACCAGATTATATTACAATTGATATTGCCCATGGACATTCAAATGCTGTGATCGCGATGATCCAGCATATCAAAAAGCATTTACCAGATACGTTTGTCATTGCAGGGAACGTCGGCACGCCAGAAGCCGTTCGAGAATTAGAAAACGCTGGAGCAGATGCAACGAAAGTCGGCATTGGCCCAGGAAAAGTATGTATCACAAAAATCAAAACTGGTTTTGGTACTGGTGGTTGGCAATTAGCGGCACTAAGATGGTGCGCGAAAGCTGCCCGCAAACCTATCATTGCTGACGGTGGCATCCGTACACCTGGAGATGTCGCGAAATCAGTACGTTTTGGTGCGACGATGGTGATGATCGGTTCATTGTTTGCAGGACACGAAGAATCACCAGGAGAAACAAAAGTTGAGAACGGTGTCGTTTACAAAGAATATTTTGGATCAGCTTCTGAATTCCAAAAAGGCGAAAAGAAAAATGTTGAAGGTAAGAAAATTTGGATTCAACACAAAGGATCTTTAAAAGATACGTTAGTTGAAATGCAACAAGATTTACAATCTTCGATTTCTTATGCCGGTGGTCGTGATTTAGAATCGATTCGTAAAGTCGATTATGTCATCGTTAAAAACTCGATTTTCAATGGAGATACGATTTAA
- a CDS encoding PLP-dependent aminotransferase family protein, with translation MWTRITKHKGSAYQQIMDQILKKIENGQLQPGDKLPSERMFADFFGVNRTTVVHALDELRGLGILESRQGSGRFISSVTWGDFSEPRIDWRQLISARYDKIVDSYGEKVKEASRKSDFLDLYSSEMPLDVLPNMKMPNYTLEGILKEEQAVSVFGYQPLMAQIRERLIRNNGFSFKKSQLLITGGGQQAIFLILQTILSVGDAIAVESPTFFYRLPLFKALGTRLFGIPMDDQGIDLEKLEEAIHKHKIKAVLVNPNFQNPTGTVMAVERRQRLVALCRKYQLPIIEDDVFADLAFSPEQQASIAPIHAIDPENVLYVGSLSRLLGETTKIGWIVGPTILIQRLSEAQKMMDVSLSIFTQMAATAVFDSSFDQNMASLCQRLEKNSQLLRSWVDSQYFFHLAPLAGGYYGWLTWEGEKFTKVLAERLLREGLGVAPGYLFGEDIGLRINYSRMSPDDLPLFVSRMDKLRTWLEAKEKQ, from the coding sequence ATGTGGACGAGAATAACTAAACATAAAGGTTCTGCTTACCAACAGATCATGGATCAAATTTTGAAGAAAATCGAAAATGGGCAATTGCAACCAGGAGATAAATTACCTTCTGAAAGAATGTTTGCTGATTTTTTTGGTGTGAATCGCACGACTGTTGTTCATGCGTTAGATGAATTGCGTGGGCTAGGGATATTGGAAAGTCGTCAAGGGAGTGGTCGGTTTATTTCTTCGGTGACTTGGGGTGATTTTTCAGAGCCGCGGATCGATTGGCGTCAATTGATCTCTGCAAGATACGATAAAATCGTTGATAGTTACGGAGAAAAAGTCAAAGAAGCAAGTCGGAAATCCGATTTTTTAGATTTATATTCAAGTGAAATGCCGCTTGATGTATTACCTAATATGAAGATGCCCAATTATACATTAGAAGGTATTTTAAAAGAAGAACAAGCCGTTTCCGTGTTTGGGTATCAACCGCTGATGGCGCAGATCAGAGAACGCTTGATCAGAAATAACGGATTTTCGTTTAAAAAAAGTCAATTGCTAATCACTGGTGGGGGACAACAAGCGATCTTTCTGATTTTACAAACCATTTTGTCGGTAGGAGATGCCATCGCGGTGGAATCCCCCACTTTTTTCTACCGCTTGCCATTGTTTAAAGCACTTGGTACCCGCTTGTTCGGTATTCCGATGGATGATCAAGGGATTGATCTAGAAAAATTGGAAGAAGCTATTCATAAGCATAAGATCAAAGCGGTCTTAGTCAATCCAAATTTTCAAAATCCGACAGGTACAGTGATGGCTGTTGAACGTCGCCAACGTTTAGTCGCGCTGTGCCGCAAATACCAATTGCCGATCATAGAAGACGATGTATTTGCAGATTTAGCCTTTTCTCCGGAGCAACAAGCTTCGATCGCTCCGATCCATGCGATTGATCCGGAAAATGTCTTGTATGTCGGCTCGTTATCGCGTTTGTTGGGGGAAACGACTAAAATTGGTTGGATCGTAGGCCCAACTATTCTGATCCAACGATTGTCTGAGGCACAAAAAATGATGGATGTCTCTTTGAGTATCTTTACACAAATGGCAGCAACTGCTGTTTTTGATTCTTCTTTTGACCAAAACATGGCAAGTCTGTGTCAACGACTAGAAAAGAACAGTCAGCTTTTACGTAGTTGGGTCGATTCGCAATACTTCTTTCATTTAGCCCCTCTTGCAGGCGGATATTATGGCTGGTTGACTTGGGAGGGTGAAAAGTTCACGAAAGTATTAGCAGAAAGATTATTACGTGAGGGGTTAGGTGTGGCTCCAGGTTATCTTTTTGGCGAAGACATTGGTTTAAGAATCAACTATAGCCGTATGAGTCCTGATGACCTACCATTGTTCGTTTCACGAATGGACAAACTACGTACATGGTTGGAAGCGAAAGAGAAGCAATAG
- the pdhA gene encoding pyruvate dehydrogenase (acetyl-transferring) E1 component subunit alpha, with amino-acid sequence MANKKTPIDFQALLEEVNSDFPVYQALDQDGKVVNPDLVPDLTDEELVELMTSMVWSRVLDQRSTALNRQGRLGFFAPTAGQEASQLASAFAFDKEDVLLPGYRDVPQLIKHGLPLSQAFLWSRGHAAGNFYPEELKALPPQIIIGAQYVQAAGVALGLKKRNKKNVVFTYTGDGGSSQGDFYEAINFAGAYHANAVFYIQNNGFAISTPREKQTAAKTLAQKAVAAGIPGIQVDGMDPLAVYTVSKMARDWAVSGNGPVLIETLTYRYGPHTLSGDDPTRYREKDVDDEWQLKDPLIRFRKYLTEKGLWSEEKEEAVIEQTKEEIKAAIAEADKVPKQKVSDFLKNMFEETPQTIKEQIAIYEAKESK; translated from the coding sequence ATGGCAAACAAGAAAACACCTATCGACTTCCAAGCGTTGCTTGAAGAAGTCAATTCAGATTTTCCGGTATACCAAGCACTTGATCAAGATGGGAAAGTAGTAAACCCTGATCTTGTTCCAGATTTGACAGATGAAGAGTTAGTAGAATTGATGACTAGCATGGTTTGGTCTCGTGTATTGGATCAACGCTCAACAGCATTGAACCGTCAAGGACGTTTAGGATTTTTTGCTCCTACTGCTGGACAAGAAGCAAGTCAATTAGCTAGTGCATTCGCTTTTGACAAAGAAGATGTACTATTACCAGGTTACCGTGATGTTCCACAATTGATCAAACACGGCTTACCTTTATCTCAAGCATTTCTATGGTCTCGTGGGCATGCAGCTGGAAACTTCTACCCAGAAGAATTGAAAGCTCTACCACCACAAATCATTATTGGTGCACAATACGTCCAAGCAGCAGGTGTTGCATTAGGACTTAAAAAACGTAACAAGAAAAATGTTGTTTTCACTTATACAGGTGATGGCGGTTCTTCTCAAGGTGACTTCTATGAAGCAATCAACTTTGCTGGAGCTTACCATGCGAATGCTGTATTCTACATCCAAAACAATGGATTTGCGATTTCAACACCTCGTGAAAAACAAACAGCAGCAAAAACATTAGCGCAAAAAGCAGTAGCAGCTGGTATCCCTGGTATCCAAGTAGATGGTATGGACCCATTAGCCGTTTATACTGTTTCAAAAATGGCACGTGACTGGGCAGTCTCTGGTAACGGACCTGTATTGATCGAAACATTGACTTACCGTTACGGTCCACATACATTATCTGGTGATGACCCAACACGTTACCGTGAAAAAGATGTTGACGATGAATGGCAATTAAAAGATCCATTGATACGTTTCCGTAAATACCTAACTGAAAAAGGTTTATGGAGCGAAGAAAAAGAAGAAGCAGTCATCGAACAAACAAAAGAAGAAATCAAAGCAGCAATTGCTGAAGCAGATAAAGTTCCAAAACAAAAAGTTTCAGATTTCTTGAAAAATATGTTTGAAGAAACACCACAAACAATCAAAGAACAAATTGCAATCTATGAAGCGAAGGAGTCGAAATAA
- a CDS encoding alpha-ketoacid dehydrogenase subunit beta, with protein MAQKTMIQAITDALALELENDENVLVFGEDVGKNGGVFRATEGLQEKFGEDRVFDTPLAESGIAGLGFGLALEGFRPVPEIQFFGFIFEAMDEVVAQMARTRYRMGGTRNIPVTIRSPFGGGVHTPELHSDNLEGLIAQSPGIRVVIPSNPYDAKGLLIASIRSNDPVVFLEHMKLYRSFREEVPDEAYEVPLDKAAVTREGTDVSIITYGAMVREAIKAADNLEKEGISVEIVDLRTVAPLDVETIIKSVEKTGRVVVVQEAQRQAGVSTQVISEISERAILSLEAPIGRVSAPDTVFPFGQAENIWLPNASDIEAKVKEIAEF; from the coding sequence ATGGCACAAAAAACAATGATTCAAGCAATCACAGATGCCTTAGCACTTGAACTTGAAAACGACGAAAACGTACTCGTTTTTGGTGAAGATGTCGGCAAAAACGGAGGCGTATTCCGTGCAACTGAAGGATTGCAAGAAAAGTTCGGTGAAGACCGCGTATTTGACACTCCTTTAGCAGAATCAGGTATTGCCGGATTAGGTTTCGGTTTAGCACTTGAAGGATTCCGTCCTGTCCCTGAAATCCAATTCTTTGGCTTTATTTTTGAAGCAATGGATGAAGTTGTAGCACAAATGGCTCGTACGAGATACCGTATGGGTGGAACAAGAAATATTCCAGTAACGATCCGTTCACCATTTGGTGGTGGTGTTCATACACCTGAATTACACTCAGATAACTTAGAAGGATTGATTGCTCAATCTCCTGGTATCCGTGTAGTGATTCCGTCAAACCCATATGATGCAAAAGGATTATTGATTGCTTCTATTAGAAGTAATGACCCTGTTGTTTTCTTGGAGCATATGAAACTTTATCGTTCATTCCGAGAGGAAGTGCCAGATGAAGCGTACGAAGTGCCTTTAGATAAAGCCGCAGTGACTCGTGAAGGAACAGATGTATCAATCATCACTTACGGTGCAATGGTACGTGAAGCCATCAAGGCAGCAGATAATCTTGAAAAAGAAGGTATCTCTGTTGAGATCGTTGACCTACGAACAGTTGCTCCATTAGATGTTGAAACAATCATCAAATCTGTTGAAAAAACAGGACGTGTCGTTGTTGTTCAAGAAGCACAACGTCAAGCAGGCGTAAGCACTCAAGTAATCTCTGAAATCTCTGAACGTGCAATTCTTTCATTAGAAGCACCAATCGGACGCGTTTCTGCACCAGATACTGTTTTCCCATTCGGTCAAGCAGAAAACATCTGGTTGCCAAATGCTTCTGACATCGAAGCAAAAGTAAAAGAAATCGCAGAATTTTAA
- a CDS encoding dihydrolipoyllysine-residue acetyltransferase, which translates to MAYQFKLPDIGEGIAEGEIVKWFVQPGDTINEDDTLLEVQNDKSVEEIPSPVTGTVKSIVVPEGTVANVGDVLVEIDAPGHEGNEESGSEGVAATEQTPEAPAAEPTTESSSASAEASDGGVFQFKLPDIGEGIAEGEIVKWFVKAGDTINEDDTLLEVQNDKSVEEIPSPVTGTVKTIVVSEGTVANVGDVLVEIDAPGHNSAPASKPAAATSDAKVETSGSSSIPEAANPDKRVLAMPSVRQFAREKDVDISQVSATGKGGRVTKEDIENFLSGGGAPAAASKPAESAAPTEASAEKPAETKAAPAKAFKSNLGDLEERVALTPTRKAIAKAMVNSKQTAPHVTLHDEVEVTNLWDNRKKFKEVAAANGTKLTFLPYVVKALTATVKKFPILNASIDDAKQEIVYKNYYNIGIATDTDHGLYVPNVKDADRKGMFAIADEINEKAKLAHDGKLAADDMRNGTITISNIGSVGGGWFTPVINYPEVAILGVGTIAQQPIVNAEGEIVVGRVMKLSLSFDHRIVDGATAQQAMNNIKRLLADPELLMMEG; encoded by the coding sequence ATGGCTTACCAATTTAAATTACCTGATATCGGTGAAGGTATCGCAGAAGGTGAAATCGTTAAATGGTTCGTTCAACCAGGCGATACGATCAATGAAGACGATACATTGTTAGAAGTACAAAATGACAAATCAGTGGAAGAAATTCCATCTCCAGTAACAGGAACAGTGAAAAGCATCGTTGTTCCAGAAGGTACAGTTGCAAATGTTGGTGACGTATTAGTTGAGATCGATGCACCAGGACATGAAGGAAACGAAGAAAGCGGAAGCGAAGGCGTGGCAGCTACTGAGCAAACACCTGAAGCACCTGCTGCTGAACCAACAACAGAAAGTTCATCTGCATCAGCAGAAGCTTCTGACGGTGGCGTATTCCAATTCAAATTACCTGATATCGGTGAAGGTATCGCAGAAGGTGAAATCGTTAAATGGTTTGTTAAAGCCGGTGACACGATCAATGAAGACGATACATTATTAGAAGTGCAAAATGACAAATCAGTGGAAGAAATTCCATCTCCAGTAACAGGGACTGTGAAAACAATCGTTGTTTCTGAAGGTACAGTCGCAAATGTTGGTGACGTATTGGTTGAGATCGACGCGCCAGGACACAATAGTGCACCTGCAAGCAAACCAGCGGCAGCAACTTCTGATGCAAAAGTGGAAACTTCAGGTTCTTCAAGTATCCCTGAAGCGGCAAACCCAGATAAACGCGTATTAGCAATGCCATCTGTTCGTCAATTCGCTCGCGAAAAAGACGTGGATATCAGTCAAGTTTCTGCAACTGGAAAAGGCGGACGTGTGACAAAAGAAGATATCGAAAACTTCTTATCTGGCGGAGGGGCTCCAGCAGCTGCAAGCAAACCTGCTGAATCAGCTGCACCAACAGAAGCATCTGCTGAAAAACCAGCTGAAACAAAAGCTGCTCCAGCAAAAGCATTCAAATCAAACTTAGGCGATCTAGAAGAACGTGTGGCATTGACACCAACACGTAAAGCAATTGCAAAAGCAATGGTCAACAGCAAACAAACAGCACCTCATGTCACTTTACATGATGAAGTTGAAGTAACAAATCTTTGGGATAACCGTAAGAAATTCAAAGAAGTGGCAGCTGCTAACGGCACGAAATTAACGTTCTTGCCTTACGTTGTCAAAGCGTTGACTGCAACAGTCAAAAAATTCCCAATCTTGAATGCGTCAATCGATGATGCAAAACAAGAAATCGTTTATAAAAACTATTACAATATCGGTATCGCAACAGATACAGACCATGGTTTGTATGTGCCAAACGTGAAAGATGCTGACCGTAAAGGAATGTTTGCGATCGCAGACGAAATCAACGAGAAAGCAAAACTTGCTCATGATGGCAAACTAGCGGCAGACGATATGCGTAACGGAACGATCACGATCAGTAACATTGGTTCAGTTGGTGGCGGCTGGTTCACACCAGTAATCAACTACCCTGAAGTAGCAATCTTAGGTGTAGGAACAATTGCACAACAACCAATCGTCAATGCTGAAGGTGAAATCGTTGTTGGCCGAGTGATGAAATTATCATTGAGTTTCGATCACCGAATCGTCGATGGTGCGACAGCACAACAAGCAATGAATAACATCAAACGTTTATTAGCTGATCCAGAGCTATTAATGATGGAAGGATGA
- the lpdA gene encoding dihydrolipoyl dehydrogenase gives MVVGDFAVELDTVVIGAGPGGYVAAIRAAEMGQKVAIIEREYIGGVCLNVGCIPSKALIAAGHHYQESLDSSMFGVTSENVSLDFTKTQEWKDNKVVKTLTSGVGYLLKKHKVETIEGEAFFVDDHTLRVIHPDSAQTYSFNHAIVATGSRPIEISGFKFGGRVLDSTGGLSLTEVPKKFVIIGGGVIGAELGAAYANLGSEVTILEGSPQILPTYEKDLVKLVEDDFKKKGVTVITNAMAKESIDNGDSVTVKYAVDGKEESVTADYVMVTVGRRPNTEDMGLEQAGVEIGERGLIPVDNQGRTNVPNIFAIGDIVPGAALAHKASYEAKIAAEAISGKKVAVDYKAMPAVAFTDPELASVGMTIKEAKEAGLEATAYKFPFSGNGRALSLGKTEGFIRLVTTNEDNVIIGAQIGGVGASDMVSELALAIESGMNAEDISLTIHPHPSLGEITMDAAELALGLPIHI, from the coding sequence ATGGTAGTTGGAGATTTTGCTGTTGAATTAGACACAGTTGTAATCGGTGCGGGACCTGGCGGCTATGTCGCTGCCATCCGCGCTGCTGAAATGGGCCAAAAAGTAGCGATCATTGAAAGAGAATATATCGGCGGCGTTTGTTTGAACGTTGGTTGTATTCCTTCTAAAGCGTTGATCGCAGCAGGTCATCATTATCAAGAATCACTTGATTCATCGATGTTCGGTGTAACAAGTGAGAATGTCTCACTAGATTTTACAAAAACACAAGAGTGGAAAGACAACAAAGTAGTGAAAACATTGACTTCAGGTGTCGGCTACTTGTTGAAAAAACACAAAGTTGAAACGATCGAGGGCGAAGCATTCTTCGTAGATGATCATACATTACGTGTGATCCATCCGGATTCTGCTCAAACTTATTCATTCAACCATGCTATCGTTGCGACAGGTTCTCGTCCAATCGAAATCTCTGGATTCAAATTTGGTGGTCGTGTCTTAGATTCTACAGGTGGATTAAGCCTAACAGAAGTTCCTAAGAAATTCGTCATCATCGGCGGCGGGGTAATCGGTGCTGAACTTGGTGCGGCTTACGCAAACTTAGGTTCTGAAGTAACGATCCTTGAAGGTTCACCACAAATTTTACCTACGTATGAAAAAGACTTGGTGAAATTAGTGGAAGATGACTTCAAGAAAAAAGGCGTAACAGTCATTACAAATGCAATGGCTAAAGAATCAATCGACAATGGTGATAGCGTAACTGTAAAATATGCAGTAGACGGAAAAGAAGAATCAGTAACAGCTGACTACGTGATGGTCACTGTTGGACGTCGTCCGAATACTGAAGACATGGGCTTAGAACAAGCAGGTGTTGAAATCGGTGAACGTGGCTTGATTCCAGTTGATAATCAAGGACGTACAAACGTACCTAACATCTTTGCAATCGGCGACATCGTTCCAGGCGCTGCTTTAGCACATAAAGCAAGTTATGAAGCAAAAATCGCCGCAGAAGCAATCTCTGGCAAAAAAGTAGCAGTTGACTACAAAGCAATGCCAGCTGTTGCCTTTACTGATCCTGAATTAGCATCAGTAGGGATGACGATCAAAGAAGCAAAAGAAGCCGGACTAGAAGCAACAGCTTACAAATTCCCATTCTCAGGGAACGGTCGTGCTTTATCATTAGGTAAAACAGAAGGCTTTATCCGCTTAGTGACAACGAATGAAGACAATGTCATCATCGGTGCGCAAATAGGTGGAGTTGGAGCAAGTGATATGGTTTCTGAACTTGCTTTGGCAATCGAATCAGGTATGAACGCTGAAGATATTTCATTGACGATCCATCCACATCCATCTTTAGGTGAGATCACAATGGACGCAGCTGAATTAGCTTTAGGCTTACCGATCCATATTTAA
- a CDS encoding UPF0223 family protein: MNEYQYPLDLDWTTEEMVIVMNMWEALEKANEQGINNQEFLSTYQQFKTVIKSIGEEKRLGREFEKASGYSLYRTIQEAKKNTNKMLKMNG, from the coding sequence ATGAATGAGTATCAATATCCATTAGACTTGGACTGGACCACTGAAGAAATGGTCATCGTGATGAACATGTGGGAAGCCCTCGAAAAAGCGAATGAACAAGGAATCAATAATCAGGAATTTCTATCAACCTATCAACAATTCAAAACAGTGATCAAATCGATCGGAGAAGAAAAACGGTTAGGACGCGAGTTTGAAAAAGCTTCTGGCTATTCGCTATACCGTACTATTCAAGAGGCAAAGAAGAACACCAACAAAATGCTAAAAATGAATGGGTGA
- a CDS encoding inositol monophosphatase family protein, giving the protein MEKMIEEIIAWLAAAKEKILHAQNEQLTVAEKTNRKDLVTNMDREIQAFLINKIHSAYPQAKILAEEEGYNNLSDLSGQVFIIDPIDGTLNFVVQGENFCIMLAYYEDGVGQLGFIYDVMRDELYWGGKTIGVYKNDVKLPQPQDLPLDKGLVAINSYLFGHDRFNIHAIGEQSIGVRMCGCAGLELIAMLKGNHIGYISNLSPWDYAAGNVLLEEFGMRYSGFSGAPLSFSGREYYLAATPTAYATMLDMLQLD; this is encoded by the coding sequence ATGGAGAAAATGATTGAGGAAATAATTGCCTGGTTGGCAGCAGCAAAAGAAAAGATCCTCCATGCACAAAATGAGCAACTAACAGTTGCAGAAAAAACGAATCGTAAAGATCTAGTGACAAACATGGATCGAGAAATCCAAGCATTTCTGATCAATAAAATCCATTCTGCCTATCCTCAAGCAAAAATTTTGGCAGAAGAAGAAGGATACAACAACTTATCTGATTTGAGTGGTCAAGTCTTTATCATTGACCCCATTGATGGTACGTTGAACTTCGTGGTACAAGGAGAAAATTTTTGTATCATGCTTGCTTATTACGAAGATGGAGTGGGACAGCTAGGATTCATCTATGATGTCATGCGAGATGAATTATACTGGGGCGGTAAAACGATCGGTGTTTACAAAAATGACGTGAAATTACCCCAACCGCAAGACCTTCCATTAGACAAAGGATTAGTAGCAATCAATAGCTATCTCTTCGGTCATGATCGATTCAACATCCATGCGATTGGTGAACAAAGTATCGGCGTTCGGATGTGTGGCTGTGCAGGCTTAGAATTGATTGCGATGTTAAAAGGCAACCACATCGGCTATATCTCTAATCTAAGTCCCTGGGATTACGCAGCTGGTAATGTCTTGTTGGAAGAATTCGGTATGCGATATAGTGGGTTTTCCGGTGCACCATTGAGTTTCAGTGGCAGAGAATATTATTTAGCCGCAACTCCAACCGCCTATGCGACCATGCTTGACATGCTTCAATTGGATTGA
- a CDS encoding ISL3-like element ISEfa11 family transposase, translating to MNDSIKKMLRIIEKDLMITEVSYETLQKKKTLVVDAVLSPTPRACRSCGSTVVDGNGKAIIVKNGKKETIVRFEQYNHMPLVMRLKKQRYTCKNCRTHWTAQSYFVQSRHSIANHVRYKIASLLTEKVSLSFIAKSCQVSLTTVIRTLKEFKSYLPKQSKKILPRVLMVDEFRSHASIEDKMSFICADGETGKLIDVLPTRKLPRLTSYFLKCTNPEEVEFLVTDMNAAYFQLTKRVLPNAKIVIDRFHIVKHMNQAFNELRIREMNELRKAGQKSQAEKLKKNWRFLLKNRANINHYEYKTWKSFRAPKYPFLTEAMMIDRLLEFSTPLKEAYPFFHELVEAFRDKDPDLFFSLLAELPETLDDSFREKLQNLLTYEEGITNAMIYPYSNGKIEAKNTHIKTMKRVSYGFKSFENMRIRIFLINQLIKVR from the coding sequence ATGAATGATTCTATCAAAAAAATGCTGAGAATAATAGAGAAAGATTTGATGATTACAGAGGTCTCTTACGAGACCCTTCAGAAGAAAAAGACGTTGGTCGTCGATGCTGTTCTCTCGCCTACTCCTCGTGCTTGTAGAAGTTGTGGTTCTACTGTGGTAGATGGAAACGGGAAAGCAATTATAGTGAAAAATGGAAAAAAAGAAACGATTGTCCGTTTTGAACAATACAATCATATGCCTTTGGTTATGCGCCTAAAAAAGCAGCGCTATACCTGTAAAAACTGCCGAACCCATTGGACTGCTCAAAGTTATTTTGTCCAATCCAGACATTCAATCGCAAATCATGTTAGATATAAAATTGCTTCTTTACTGACTGAAAAAGTATCTTTATCTTTTATTGCGAAAAGCTGTCAGGTATCTTTGACCACTGTTATTCGTACATTGAAAGAGTTTAAAAGCTATTTACCAAAGCAATCTAAGAAGATTCTCCCAAGAGTATTGATGGTTGATGAATTTCGTTCGCATGCTTCCATAGAAGATAAAATGAGCTTTATTTGCGCAGATGGCGAAACAGGAAAATTAATAGATGTTTTGCCTACGCGTAAATTACCTCGATTAACAAGCTATTTCTTAAAGTGTACCAATCCAGAAGAAGTAGAATTCTTGGTGACAGACATGAACGCCGCCTACTTCCAGCTCACCAAACGTGTTCTGCCAAATGCGAAAATAGTGATTGATCGGTTTCATATTGTCAAACACATGAATCAAGCGTTCAATGAGTTGCGTATCCGTGAAATGAATGAACTTCGTAAAGCAGGACAGAAAAGCCAGGCAGAAAAACTGAAAAAGAACTGGCGCTTTTTGCTAAAAAATCGTGCAAACATCAACCATTATGAATACAAAACATGGAAAAGTTTCCGAGCACCAAAATACCCATTTCTTACTGAAGCAATGATGATTGATCGATTGCTTGAGTTTTCTACGCCCCTAAAGGAGGCGTATCCCTTTTTTCATGAATTAGTTGAAGCCTTTCGAGACAAAGACCCTGACTTATTTTTCTCCTTATTAGCAGAACTTCCCGAAACGTTGGATGACAGCTTTCGGGAAAAGCTTCAAAACCTTCTGACCTATGAAGAAGGCATCACCAACGCAATGATCTATCCTTATTCCAATGGAAAAATAGAAGCGAAGAATACCCACATAAAGACAATGAAACGAGTATCCTACGGATTTAAATCATTCGAGAACATGAGAATTAGAATCTTTTTGATCAATCAATTAATCAAAGTAAGATAA